The Clostridioides difficile genome has a segment encoding these proteins:
- a CDS encoding TetR/AcrR family transcriptional regulator gives MDKKELILNAMQELLREEKGATCSVSDIARRAGIGKGSIYYYFKSKDEIFDVVVEQTYSQIIDKCKVIVEKSQLDSISKLMLLFQSYITSTVESSIDEYLHQQFNASIHQKSLAEILTSLSPIVAEIFQQGVEEGVFKCEYTLEVSEIILSVFTFLLDPGIFSWNKEEKKRKLEALSLILERSLMAPKGSFDFFIRDF, from the coding sequence ATGGACAAAAAAGAGTTGATTTTAAATGCCATGCAAGAATTATTAAGAGAAGAAAAAGGGGCAACTTGTTCAGTTAGTGATATTGCAAGAAGAGCAGGTATTGGAAAAGGAAGTATATATTATTATTTTAAATCTAAGGATGAAATATTTGATGTAGTAGTTGAACAAACTTATAGCCAGATTATAGATAAATGTAAAGTTATTGTAGAGAAAAGTCAATTGGATTCAATTTCAAAACTGATGTTATTATTTCAAAGTTATATAACATCAACAGTTGAATCTTCAATTGATGAATATCTTCACCAACAATTTAATGCTTCAATCCATCAAAAATCTCTTGCAGAAATACTTACTTCACTTTCTCCTATTGTTGCAGAAATATTTCAACAAGGAGTGGAAGAAGGTGTATTTAAATGTGAATATACTTTAGAAGTATCAGAGATAATTTTATCTGTTTTTACTTTTTTACTTGACCCAGGTATTTTTTCTTGGAATAAAGAGGAGAAAAAACGCAAATTAGAAGCATTAAGTTTGATTTTAGAAAGAAGTCTAATGGCACCAAAAGGAAGTTTTGATTTTTTTATAAGGGATTTTTAA
- a CDS encoding CAP domain-containing protein — protein MRKNIPTKLKTILALGVLTLATASSAVTVSASSLENNMNISNKNLVYTNAKFKFSAKPNCSVKPELKPDKDNACKDKNHNDKNCNITNKPNGNNNSGSTNKPEDNNNSGSTNKPEDSNKPESNKPEDNNNSDSTNKPEDNNNSESNKPEDNNNSDSTNKPEDNNNSGSTTGNFSAYQKEVVDLVNVERSKAGLNPLTLDADVSNVATKKSQDMIDNNYFAHNSPTYGSPFDMLKKFGISYKTAGENIAMGQKTPKEVVNAWMNSEGHRKNILNPNYSKIGVGVAQKSGGSIYWTQIFVG, from the coding sequence ATGAGAAAAAATATACCAACAAAATTAAAAACTATACTAGCTTTAGGAGTGTTAACCTTAGCAACAGCTTCCAGTGCTGTTACTGTAAGTGCTTCGTCACTTGAAAACAATATGAATATAAGTAATAAAAATTTAGTATATACTAATGCTAAATTTAAGTTTTCAGCAAAACCAAATTGTTCTGTAAAACCAGAGCTTAAACCTGACAAGGATAATGCTTGCAAAGATAAGAATCACAATGACAAGAATTGTAATATTACTAACAAGCCTAATGGCAACAATAATTCAGGCTCTACTAATAAACCTGAGGATAATAACAATTCAGGTTCTACTAATAAACCTGAAGATAGTAATAAGCCAGAATCTAATAAACCTGAGGACAACAACAATTCAGACTCTACTAATAAGCCTGAAGACAATAATAACTCAGAATCTAATAAACCTGAGGACAACAACAACTCAGACTCTACTAATAAACCTGAAGATAATAACAATTCAGGCTCTACAACTGGAAATTTTTCAGCTTACCAAAAAGAAGTTGTTGATTTAGTAAATGTAGAGAGATCTAAAGCTGGATTAAATCCACTTACTCTTGATGCTGATGTATCAAATGTCGCTACAAAAAAATCTCAAGATATGATTGACAACAATTACTTTGCACATAATTCTCCAACTTATGGTTCTCCATTTGATATGTTGAAAAAGTTTGGGATAAGCTATAAAACAGCTGGTGAAAATATAGCAATGGGACAAAAAACACCAAAGGAAGTTGTAAATGCTTGGATGAATTCTGAAGGTCATAGAAAAAATATATTAAATCCAAATTACAGTAAAATAGGTGTTGGAGTAGCACAAAAAAGTGGTGGTTCAATTTACTGGACACAAATCTTTGTAGGATAA
- a CDS encoding isoprenylcysteine carboxylmethyltransferase family protein, whose protein sequence is MNETALSHYGNWVGVIIWILIYGIFLLFLPFYKKSQRKPTTAYLAFIIAYALEMFGIPMSMYFVAWFFGKQLPDGVLWGHTLNQYIGHFGMYICIILNIIGALLVVLGWRTIYKKYWKYKDGKGKLVTTGIYHYVRHPQYTGFLLITLGMIFEWATIPLLIMWPILVIVYYRLAKREEKDMINEFGNNYIIYRNKTGMFLPKIRFKKYVQYTEKKS, encoded by the coding sequence ATGAACGAAACAGCACTTTCGCACTATGGTAATTGGGTTGGTGTAATTATTTGGATATTGATTTATGGAATCTTTCTATTATTTCTACCCTTCTATAAAAAAAGTCAAAGAAAACCCACTACAGCCTATCTAGCATTTATAATAGCTTACGCCCTTGAAATGTTTGGTATACCAATGAGTATGTATTTTGTAGCATGGTTTTTTGGTAAACAACTACCAGATGGTGTATTGTGGGGACATACACTAAATCAATACATTGGTCATTTTGGAATGTATATATGTATAATTTTAAACATTATTGGTGCTTTGCTAGTAGTTTTAGGTTGGAGAACAATATACAAAAAATATTGGAAGTATAAAGATGGAAAAGGAAAGTTAGTAACAACAGGAATTTATCATTATGTAAGACATCCACAATATACAGGATTCTTACTAATAACACTTGGAATGATATTTGAATGGGCTACAATACCTCTTTTAATTATGTGGCCTATACTAGTAATCGTATATTATAGATTAGCAAAAAGAGAAGAAAAAGACATGATAAATGAATTTGGAAACAATTATATTATTTATCGAAACAAAACAGGTATGTTTCTTCCTAAAATACGATTTAAAAAATATGTACAATATACAGAAAAGAAATCTTAG